From the Brachyspira intermedia PWS/A genome, the window ATATACAGCAGTAGCACCATTCTTTCCATAAAGCGGATTTTTTACATCGCATGCGGCAGTTATTTTTATATCAAATATTCTTTTATCAACATTACTATCGTCTATATCGGCAACTTTTATCATGTTTTCAGCAATGGCTTCAAGTTCATTATTATCTTTATCAAGAAATTTATATCCTAAAGCATTAGCCATGCCTATACCGCAGTCATTAGTTGCACTTCCGCCTATTCCTATTAAAATTTCTTTTATATTATTATTGAGAGCGTCTTTTATAAATTCCCCTGTTCCATAAGTAGAATATTTTAAAGGATTTCTTGTTTTATCATCAACTAAAGTAAGTCCTGATGCTTCAGCCATTTCTATAACTGCTTTGTCTTTATTAATGATTCCATATTTAGCTTCTATTATTTTGCCTTCAGGGTTTTTTACATTTATTTTTTTAATATTTCCTCCTGCTGCATAAAGTATAGATTCAACAGTTCCTTCTCCTCCGTCAGCAACAGGAATCTTTATTATATCAGCATCTTTAATAACTTTTAATACTCCTTTCTCTATGTAATTGCAAACTTCTAAACTGCTTGCACTGCCTTTGAAAGAGTCTGGTATTATTATGATTTTTTTCATATTATATTCCTTTTATATCTTTCTATGTATTTTTTAACATTTGCTCATTGTTTAATATATACAATAAATATTTCAAAAATTGTATTTATAATACAAAGAAATATATATGTAATTTGATATAATTAAGATACTAAAACAAATATAATTAAATGATATAAGTATTTTATATAGTATTATATCATTAATATAATACTTTATTTTTTAGTGATATCAATCGTAATTATTTTTATAATAAATTTGTTCCAATACCATATTATATGCCTAGTATTTAATCCTGCTAGGCATATATGTATTTTAAAGTTTAAATATTTTCTTGTTTTTTATATATTATAAAGATAATATATTTTATATAAAAAAATTAATTATTTTCAAGGTGCTTATGTATATTGATAATGAAATGGCTCAAAGATTATTAGATAAGATAATGAAAGTTATAGATTATGAAGTTAATATTAATATTATGAATGAATATGGGGAGATTATTGCAAGCGGTGATAAGGGCAGAATAGGAAAAATAAATTTGGGAGCTTTGGAAGTATTAAAAAATTCTGAAAATATGAATTATTTCAATTTTATAGATAATGAAAAAGAAAGCAGCAGACCGGGTATTAATATGCCTCTTATATTTAATAATGAACTTATAGGTGTTGTTGGAGTTACAGGAGATCCTAAAGAAATAAAATTAATAGCAAATATGATAAAAATGACTACCGAAATATTAATCGAAAGAGAGATTGATATTGATAAAAAAACATTGAAACAAACAACATTAAATAATTATATATATAAAATCATATCCAAAGAAAATCACAAATATTTATCATCTATTAATATATGGGCTGAAAATAATGGTTATTCATTTAATATAAATAGAATGGTATGCTTAATTAAAATAGAAAAAAATAATGATTATGATATAAAAAAAATATCTGAATGTATATTGAATAAAATAAAATTAATAAAATATTTCAGTAATCAGGATATAATCTCTCATATTGGAAACGGTCAGTTTATCATCATAAAAAGTTTGAATGATAATGATAAAAATAAAACAGTGTCATTATTTTTTAAATATCTAAGAAAA encodes:
- a CDS encoding glycerate kinase family protein, yielding MKKIIIIPDSFKGSASSLEVCNYIEKGVLKVIKDADIIKIPVADGGEGTVESILYAAGGNIKKINVKNPEGKIIEAKYGIINKDKAVIEMAEASGLTLVDDKTRNPLKYSTYGTGEFIKDALNNNIKEILIGIGGSATNDCGIGMANALGYKFLDKDNNELEAIAENMIKVADIDDSNVDKRIFDIKITAACDVKNPLYGKNGATAVYGKQKGVTEESFDILDDGLKNIAKIIKEKFGKEIDYMEGAGAAGGLGGGLVAFCNAKLKRGIDAVLDIIDFESKIKDASLIITGEGAIDGQTKEGKVPVGVAKRAGNIPVIAIVGQIKEGAEIVYDLGIKSIMPLCTKAMTIEESISNTALLVENASERALRFINIDLK
- a CDS encoding CdaR family transcriptional regulator; translated protein: MYIDNEMAQRLLDKIMKVIDYEVNINIMNEYGEIIASGDKGRIGKINLGALEVLKNSENMNYFNFIDNEKESSRPGINMPLIFNNELIGVVGVTGDPKEIKLIANMIKMTTEILIEREIDIDKKTLKQTTLNNYIYKIISKENHKYLSSINIWAENNGYSFNINRMVCLIKIEKNNDYDIKKISECILNKIKLIKYFSNQDIISHIGNGQFIIIKSLNDNDKNKTVSLFFKYLRKEIKIQFSVMCGCIVNSLDNIPNSFEQANFLFNYIEYTNNDIYFIEDYILEYIVLNEGYFSSSMILKNTLNIINKNSTFKETIITICKYDLNINKTCEKLSLHRNTILHRMKKIKEILGLDPIKNHTDRIKFYIIAALLEK